TACAATCGAAGAAATAAAGAGTTCCGTGATTGGTCATGCCCTGTCAGATGGTCTCATATCATATATAGAATATAGAATATTAAAAAAACAGTATCCTTCTTATTATAAAGGAAGATGGCGATATATCAAATATGTGCTGGGCATTATCAGTGAAGTTAATCCCGAGAGTGTTTTAGAGCTTGGCCCGCATCATATACCTTTAGTGAAAGGGTCGGACACGATGAATATCGATGATTGTCACATAAAGCCAACCTTTATGCATGATGCGCGAATAACACCGTGGCCGGTAGAAGATAACGCCTATGACATGTTTATTGCGCTTCAGGTATGGGAGCATCTCGGGGATAAGCAAGCCGAAGCCTTTCAAGAAGTAATGCGCATAGCGAGATCTGCCATACTAAGTTTTCCGTATAAACGCTGCTGTCCCAGGAATTGCCATCATAATGTTGATGAAAAAATCATTTCAAAATGGACATGTCACAAAAAACCTGAGAAAATTATCAATACAGGCTTGGAAATAATCTATTTTTTTACATTTTAAATTAGTGAAAGGCAGAGTATGAAAGCAAAACATAAAAATACTTTTATTGGCAGGTTGCCACATAATGAGGATCTTCTTGGTGCGCTTACAGATGTGTGCAAAAAAAAGAATATACAGTTAGGGACGATTTCTGTTATCGGGGCAGTGAGCAATGTCGTCCTAGGGTATTACGATCAGGATAAGAGAACCTACGGTGAGTCCGTGCGCCTGACTGAAAAAATGGAAATCGTATCCTGCAGCGGGAACATATCACTTAAAGATGATGAAATATTTGTGCATGCGCATGTTTCTGTCGCTGACAGCCGCGGGATATGTTATGGCGGGCACCTTATGAACGGCACGATAGTATTTGCCGCTGAATACCATATAACAGAATTAGACGGAAAATTACTAATACGAAAACCTGATAATCAAACAGGATTGAACCTTTGGAGTGAATAATGGGCGAATTCTTATTTATTATTCTTGTTGTTTTGGTTGTTGCGCGCATTGCAGGGAGTATTGCCCGCAAGCTCGGACAGCTTCCGATACTCGGTGAGCTTATAGCAGGCGTTGTTTTAGGTGTTATAACGCTCTATGGCCCCTTCAGTCATTATGCAGAGATCGAGCTTTCAAAAGAATTCAAAATACTCGCTGATCTGGGCATTTTCTTTTTAATGCTCATGGCGGGCATGGAGATAGAAATAAAGGAACTGGTAAAAGCTTCAAAGGCGGGTTTGTTGGTTGCTTTCGGCGGTGTTGTCCTGCCGATAGTGCTCGGCGTATCGCTTGGTATGGCAGTTTTGCCCGCATCACACCTTAAGCTTGTGCAGTGTTTGTTTTTGGGCGTCGTCTTGTCGATAACTGCTATACCGGCTTTAAGCAGAGTCTTGATCGAGCTTGACCTGCTGAAAACGCGTATGGGGCACACGCTCATAAGCGCCGCCATTATTGATGACATTATCGGCCTGTTGCTGCTTTCCATAGTCATGGGATTAATGAAAGACGGCGCGGTCCTTTCACTCGGTGTGTTTGGCCTGCTTTTGGCGAAGATCACCGTCTTTTTTATTGCGGCATTCTTGTATGGCCGTTTTATCATGCCGCTTTGCGTAAAGCATCTGTCCCGTTTAAAGATCGTTGAGGTAGAATTCAGTTTTGTTCTTGTGAGCGCGTTTGCCATGGGGCTTCTGGCAGAATACGCGCACATGCACTTTATTATAGGTGCTTTAGTTACCGGTATGTTAGTGAACAAGGAAGTATTCAGTGAAGGGATTGTAGAAAGCGTCAAACAGAAATTGTCTGCTGTAACCCTTGGATTTTTCGCGCCACTCTTTTTTGTGTTTGTCGGGCTGCATGTCGATATAGGGGCGATCGGCAAAGCGCCATTATTTGCGATCGCATTATTATTTTTTGCGATCATTGGAAAGGTTGTCGGCGCGGGTGTTCCCGCGCGAATGCTGGGTTTTTCATGGCGTGAAAGTATCTCTATGGGGTTTGGTATGAACGGACGTGGCGCGGTAGAGCTCGTTGTAGCCGCTGTCGCGCTTGAAATGGGTCTCTTTACTCAGCAGGGACCGGTCACACCGCTTCTAGGATCGGTATTTTCGAGCATTATCATTATGACCATTATCACCACGCTTTTGGTGCCCTTCGGGATGAAATTATTCTTACCACCTGCAGAAAAATAAAGGGGTATACCTTTTATTTAGTTCGGAGTTGGGAGTCTGGAGTTCGGAGAATAAAGCGAAAATCGTTAGTTCGGAGTAATTAAAGGAGCGAAGCTCCCTTTTTTATTTCACGTTTCAGAATCTTTCCTGTTGATGTGCGCGGTAAGTCTTGTTCGATATTAATTTTGTGAGGGATCTTGTATGTGGCAAGCTTGTCCTTACAGAATCGTTTGAGTTCCGGAGCTGTTGCTCTTTTGCCTTCTTTCAATGTTACATATGCGACAGGGAGTTCACCTCTATGAGGATCTTTCATGCCTATAATTGCAGCGTCTTGTATCGCGGGATGTCTGTAAAGGACCTGTTCTATTTCACGGGGATAAATATTCAATCCGTGTGAAAGGATCATATCTTTTTTTCTATCAAGGATATAAATGTATCCATCTTCATCAACTTTACCGATATCACCGGTATGGAGCCATCCATCAACCAATGTTTGTGCTGTCGCTTCAGGATTATTATAATATTCTCTCATGACATTAGGACCCATAACGCAAATTTCCCCTGATTCACCAATAGGTACTTCATTATTGCTATCATCAACGATTTTTACCTTAACACTTGTTAGTGGTGGCCCGACAGAACTGACTTTGCGCTGGCCATGCAAAGGATTTACTGACACAACCGGAGATGATTCTGACAAGCCGTATCCTTCCATAAGTGGCAGGCCGGTATTTTCCTCGAATTTAGTTAACACTTCTTCTGATAATGGTGCAGACCCCGATATGCAAAATCGTATAGCAATAAGCTTTTTAACTATCCAGGGAAGTTTCTTTTCTCCGAGCAGATGATATATTTGTGGTATACCCACAAAAGCGGTTATTCGTTTAAAGAGTATAGTCTTAAGAACTTTATCAAATGGTTTCACTGATTTTAATATAACGATAGATGCTCCCATAGATAACGGTAATAGCAAGCATACGGTCATAGTAAACGAGTGAAACATAGGTAAAAACACTATGAATCGGTCACGTTTTGTAAGGTGTAAGATTTTGTTACAGTCAGCAATATTTGATGTGAGATTGTTATGTGTAAGGACAGCGGCTTTTGGGTTCCCTGTTGTTCCTGAAGTATATATCAGTACCGCAACATCGTCAGGTATAATAAATTCAGAGTGATAATGACCTGTTGCGAGAATATATTCTAAGGGAAAATAGTTTTCTTTATGTTCTGTACCGGTATGAATAATAGTAATCGGGGTATCAATATCTTTTACGGCTGTTTTAACACGTTCTATAAGATCGTCTGTTGTTATGATGACCTTTGCACCGGAATCTTCAATAATAAATTTTATTTCTTCAGGAGCTAAAAACGTGTTTACCGGGACAACCCATGCACCGGTCTTTAAAATGCCAAAAAATGTGGGAATGAAGTCCGGCCCATTTGTCATGAGGAGGCATACACGATCATCTTTCTTTATTTCACAGGTTTCTTGCAATCCTCCAGCAATTTTTTCTGAAAGAATCTTTAAATCAGCGTAAGTGACCTTATTTTTTTCATAAAAATAGGCCGGGTGATTGCTGTAATTTGATACGCTACGCTCCAGAAGTTCTATAAGTGTCATATATGTTTTTCCTCGCAAACACATATTAGCATAAAACGTATTTCCGTGACAAAATTAATTATTTTACTTTTCAGTCGATTTAATAGAAAATAGTATTAGTTCGGAGTCGGGAGTTTGGAGTTCGGAGGAAAAGATTTGCAGGGCGAAGCCCCGCGCTTCATATCTCTTGTTAGCTCACCCATTACAATAGTAGGTATGTATGAATGATAATGAACTATGCAATAAAAATTGTACCGCATGTCGTTTAGGGACACCACCTCTTGCAGAAGACGACATAAATGAATACATGAGCAAGATTTCATCTGATTGGAAACTTGTTGATACCTCACATATTGTAAGAGTGTTTACATTAAAGAATTTTACTGAGGCAATGACTTTTGTAAACAAAATTGCCGAGTGTGCTGAATCTGAAGGGCATCATCCTGATATAACAATCTCGTGGAATAAGGTGACGCTTATTTTAACGACACATGCAAGTAAAGGTCTTACAGAAAATGATTTTATTATGGCGTACAAAATAGATGATATAGCCAAATAAGGTGTGTATATATGCATAAGAGAATGAAGACGTTACAAGGGATATCAGCGGCTACCGGTATAGCGCTCGGAGTAACATGCGTATATACCGAAAAGGTTGATGAGGAGATACCGCATTACCTTATAAAAAAGAGCGATGTTGATGCCGAGATAAAGCGTTTTGATGACGCTATGAAAAAGGCGCGAAGTGTCTTGAACGATATACTTGAGGGATCAAATATCCTTTTTGATAGTAAAAATGCTGACGGCATTGTGCGAGCGTATCAAATGATGCTTGAAGACGTCAATATCTATAAAAAAGCAGTGAGTTTAGTACGGACAAAATTGGTAAATGCTGAGCATGCCGTGTCCGATGCTTATGGAGAATATATTGATAAGCTCAGAGAAAAAAAGATGCATTTTGCTGAGATTGCTCAGGATATTATAGATGTCAGGAATCGTATCCTCACATCGTTTGTTGGTGAAAAAGGTGAATTTGCATGTTCTGTAGGAAAAAAACAGCCGGTTGTTGTTGTTTCTAAACAGCTTACGCCAACAATGGTGATGGAAATACCCCGAGAGAATGTTCTGGCATTTGTCACTGAAGAAGGAGGGCTCACAACCCATGCGAGTATTCTTGCAAGAAGTTTTGGTGTGCCGATAGTGTTTAATGTGCCGGTAGAAGAGGCGATTAAGTGTGGGGACAATGTTATTGTTGATGGTTTGATCGGTAAAGTGATCGTAAACCCTGATACAGCGACAAAAAAATACTATAAAAACAAGCTTGAGAAGACGTCAAAAGTAAAAACTATTTGTGCTCTGCATAAAGATGAGCCGCCTACAACGAAACATGGCCAGCGGGTACTCTTAAAAATCAATATTACCACACCCGAAGAGATCATGCTGGTGAAGGATATTAATTATGATGGTGTAGGACTCCTGCGCACAGAGTTTTTATTTGCGAAAAGCACCGAAGCCCCGTCCGAAGACGAACAGTTCTCTCTCTTTAAGTATGTATTAGAGCGCTCTCAAGGAAAGCCGATAACAGTGCGCTTACTTGATATCGGTGGAGATAAGTTGCCGCCATATTTGCATTTGCCGCCACAGGATAATCCTGAACTGGGTGTGCGAGGTTCGCGAGCACTTGATTTCTTTTATGATATCTATGTCGCGCAGATGAAAGCTATCCTGCGTAGTTCATTGTATGGTGATATACGGATCTTGTACCCGATGGTTTCAGATATAAATGATCTCAACTCATTTAAAAAGGTGCTTGATAAAGCAAAGAGCATATTAAAGAAGGAAAAGAAACCGTTCAAAGATGACATTAAAGAAGGTGTTATGATAGAAACACCGTCTGCTGCTCTAATGGCAGATAGACTACTGGCAGATTCTGATTTTGCGAACATTGGGTCAAATGATCTTCTGCAGTATACGCTTGCAGCGTCACGAGGAAATGTATTTGTTGAAAGCAGGTATCATGTGATGCATCCTGCACTCATTCAATTAATCGAACATATTGTTAAAGCGGGTGAAAAGCAAAAAAAAGAAATTTGTATATGCGGTGAGATAGCGTGTTTTGAAGATTTTTATCCTGTCCTCTTAAGTGCTGGGCTAACCAGTTTTAGTGTTGCTGTATCAAAATACGAAGATATTAAATGTCATTTGCTTGGATTATCAAAACCGCGTACAACTTTGTTAAAAGATTTTTACGCGCAAGACACAAAAGAAGAGATCGATACGTTTTTTGCCAAACAGGAATAGATAATGCCTTTAGACAATGTCGTATTTGCATTTGTATTAACTTTATGTGCAGGGCTGGCAACAGGTATTGGCGGCGCGATTGCGTTTCTTGCAAAAAGGACCAATACTAAACTGCTTTCATTTGCACTAGGTTTGTCTGCAGGCGTAATGATCTATGTTTCTTTTGTCGAGATACTCTTTAAAGCAAAAGAAGCTCTTGTTCTGCAGTTAGGCAATGCATATGGCGGATGGGCCACCATTGGGTCATTTTTTGGAGGGATAGCATTTATCGGGATTATCGATATGCTTGTTCCTGCATTCGAAAATCCGCATGAACTGCGCAGGGTTGAAGAAGTTGACGATAGTCAGCAAATGGAGAAACAAAGAAAACTGTATCGCATGGGAATATTTTCTGCGATAGCAATAGCGATACATAATTTTCCTGAAGGGTTAGCAACATTCGCTGCGGCTTTAAAGGATCCGCAAATCGGTTTTCCTATAGCGATAGCAATAGCGATACATAATATTCCTGAGGGAATAGCAATAGCAATACCGATATATTATGCTGTTGGAAGTAAGAAAAAAGCGTTTTTTTATTCTTTCTTGTCAGGACTTGCAGAGCCGTTAGGTGCGCTGATCGGTTTTGGGTT
This portion of the Candidatus Ancaeobacter aquaticus genome encodes:
- a CDS encoding DNA-binding protein yields the protein MKAKHKNTFIGRLPHNEDLLGALTDVCKKKNIQLGTISVIGAVSNVVLGYYDQDKRTYGESVRLTEKMEIVSCSGNISLKDDEIFVHAHVSVADSRGICYGGHLMNGTIVFAAEYHITELDGKLLIRKPDNQTGLNLWSE
- a CDS encoding cation:proton antiporter — protein: MGEFLFIILVVLVVARIAGSIARKLGQLPILGELIAGVVLGVITLYGPFSHYAEIELSKEFKILADLGIFFLMLMAGMEIEIKELVKASKAGLLVAFGGVVLPIVLGVSLGMAVLPASHLKLVQCLFLGVVLSITAIPALSRVLIELDLLKTRMGHTLISAAIIDDIIGLLLLSIVMGLMKDGAVLSLGVFGLLLAKITVFFIAAFLYGRFIMPLCVKHLSRLKIVEVEFSFVLVSAFAMGLLAEYAHMHFIIGALVTGMLVNKEVFSEGIVESVKQKLSAVTLGFFAPLFFVFVGLHVDIGAIGKAPLFAIALLFFAIIGKVVGAGVPARMLGFSWRESISMGFGMNGRGAVELVVAAVALEMGLFTQQGPVTPLLGSVFSSIIIMTIITTLLVPFGMKLFLPPAEK
- a CDS encoding long-chain fatty acid--CoA ligase, coding for MTLIELLERSVSNYSNHPAYFYEKNKVTYADLKILSEKIAGGLQETCEIKKDDRVCLLMTNGPDFIPTFFGILKTGAWVVPVNTFLAPEEIKFIIEDSGAKVIITTDDLIERVKTAVKDIDTPITIIHTGTEHKENYFPLEYILATGHYHSEFIIPDDVAVLIYTSGTTGNPKAAVLTHNNLTSNIADCNKILHLTKRDRFIVFLPMFHSFTMTVCLLLPLSMGASIVILKSVKPFDKVLKTILFKRITAFVGIPQIYHLLGEKKLPWIVKKLIAIRFCISGSAPLSEEVLTKFEENTGLPLMEGYGLSESSPVVSVNPLHGQRKVSSVGPPLTSVKVKIVDDSNNEVPIGESGEICVMGPNVMREYYNNPEATAQTLVDGWLHTGDIGKVDEDGYIYILDRKKDMILSHGLNIYPREIEQVLYRHPAIQDAAIIGMKDPHRGELPVAYVTLKEGKRATAPELKRFCKDKLATYKIPHKINIEQDLPRTSTGKILKREIKKGASLL
- a CDS encoding 4a-hydroxytetrahydrobiopterin dehydratase, translated to MNDNELCNKNCTACRLGTPPLAEDDINEYMSKISSDWKLVDTSHIVRVFTLKNFTEAMTFVNKIAECAESEGHHPDITISWNKVTLILTTHASKGLTENDFIMAYKIDDIAK
- the ptsP gene encoding phosphoenolpyruvate--protein phosphotransferase; amino-acid sequence: MHKRMKTLQGISAATGIALGVTCVYTEKVDEEIPHYLIKKSDVDAEIKRFDDAMKKARSVLNDILEGSNILFDSKNADGIVRAYQMMLEDVNIYKKAVSLVRTKLVNAEHAVSDAYGEYIDKLREKKMHFAEIAQDIIDVRNRILTSFVGEKGEFACSVGKKQPVVVVSKQLTPTMVMEIPRENVLAFVTEEGGLTTHASILARSFGVPIVFNVPVEEAIKCGDNVIVDGLIGKVIVNPDTATKKYYKNKLEKTSKVKTICALHKDEPPTTKHGQRVLLKINITTPEEIMLVKDINYDGVGLLRTEFLFAKSTEAPSEDEQFSLFKYVLERSQGKPITVRLLDIGGDKLPPYLHLPPQDNPELGVRGSRALDFFYDIYVAQMKAILRSSLYGDIRILYPMVSDINDLNSFKKVLDKAKSILKKEKKPFKDDIKEGVMIETPSAALMADRLLADSDFANIGSNDLLQYTLAASRGNVFVESRYHVMHPALIQLIEHIVKAGEKQKKEICICGEIACFEDFYPVLLSAGLTSFSVAVSKYEDIKCHLLGLSKPRTTLLKDFYAQDTKEEIDTFFAKQE
- the zupT gene encoding zinc transporter ZupT; this translates as MPLDNVVFAFVLTLCAGLATGIGGAIAFLAKRTNTKLLSFALGLSAGVMIYVSFVEILFKAKEALVLQLGNAYGGWATIGSFFGGIAFIGIIDMLVPAFENPHELRRVEEVDDSQQMEKQRKLYRMGIFSAIAIAIHNFPEGLATFAAALKDPQIGFPIAIAIAIHNIPEGIAIAIPIYYAVGSKKKAFFYSFLSGLAEPLGALIGFGFFLMFFTDIMFGIVFAAVAGIMVYISLDELLPAAREYGKGHLAIGGLICGMLIMAISLVLFQ